A stretch of DNA from Cyprinus carpio isolate SPL01 chromosome A25, ASM1834038v1, whole genome shotgun sequence:
GGATGTCAAGTTCCACATCACAACTAtgataatgacacagaggaacaatataaTTGGAATTACTTTGAGAGCTATTTTTTCCATTACAGCGTTTTTTTCCAGTTGTTGACTGATAAAACCACCTACTGTATATCGGAGTAGaaactaatatagttatctttatagtgattattctttttattttttttattttttttatggaatattgctgtttataataaataatttatccatgcacaacattattttttaaaattcaatcaAATCAATTCCTTATGAACAAATCAAGTCCTGCAATAAATTTTTTCTCGTTCAAGGAGgcattataatttgaataattctGATTTGAATAATTTATGCACATTCTCTTTAATTGTtgaattatgttttgtttaattctgatttgatttatttattaacaaattagTTTGTTGTCTATTATTCACTAAATTATGACTTATATTGCTTCAGAAGAAGCATGTGAGTCCTGTGAACTACGTTTAAAGTgcttttggtttcttttttgacCTTGAAAGCTCCAATTCAATGTATGTTTAAAATTTACGTTTAAAGTgcttttggtttcttttttgggggagttaaatgatgacaggattttcatttgtAAGTGAATTTTCCTTGACAACATCAAAAATATTCCTTATAGCCCATATTCTTATAGGTCAAATAGGTGATTGTTTCTTACCTCATCAGTGTAGCACCAGCACCTTTATAAAGACCCCTGAGGCCTCGAGTCTTAAGAAGCTCCAGGGTGATACGGGTCGCTGATGATCGAGGAGGGGCATTGGTGCCCGGCTGTGCTGCCGGAGAGGCAACCAGTGAAGGGGTCGGACCAGCGGCAGAGGCAGAGGCAGAGGCAGCGACAGTCCGCTGAGCAGCTGTTAAGACAAAAGTGGAGAGGTGACAACTCATATCTtcaatttcatctttatttttatttttttatcttgtagTGTAATAAAACTGGAACTGCTGTTCGGTGGACACCATTCTACTCAAACATCTTATTTCTGGCTAACCTTTGTACTTAGTAAGGCATCCTAAGATAGAGTCATACAGACCTTGGATGACACTCATGGGAGCATTATAAAGACATTTACCCAACCTGCCAGCATCCTGGagttgtatttttaacatttccaTGGGGGTGGTGACTACCACCTGACAGGTTCCGGCTCCACAGCCCGCGAGGATTTCCCCCCACAGAGGTAATTTTCTGAGGGTGACAGATACAACGACAGATGGGGCAGATTAGAAAtgattattattgcatttatgaAAGAAATAATTGGTTGCATTAGTCAGTTGGGGACCTAAATTCCTCTGTGGAATAGCTTACAGATAATGTTTCCTAAGGTCTTTGTTAAGAACCACAATAAAACTCTGACAGAGTCGCCTACAGTGTTTTCTCAACACTGCTACTGAATCCACAGACTCTACCGAACCATTTCTTTCCAGCTAATGTGAAACATTCAGCACAACCAGCACGGTCCATCTCTTGAACAAATTACTCTAATTAgccgattctttttagtgaatcggAAACATACAATGGAACTAGTGCAGTTAAATTCCTGAACATATAACTCTTATGAGTCAATGAAATTTAGTGAATTAGAAACATACAACACAACCAGAGTGGTCCGATTCCTGAACATATGAATCTAATGACCTGACTCTTTTTAGTAAGAAGTCAATGAAATTTAGTGAATTAGAAACATACAACACAACCAGAGTGGTCCGATTCCTGAACATATGACTCTAATGAGtcaattctttttagtgaatcagaaagttcaaaatatatccttttgtgttctacagtaAAATTAAAGTCATAAAGGGTTAAGAACAACATgaaagtaagtaaatgatgacagaatgttcagttATATGTGTTTTATTCCTTTGATTCTAATGTGCccgttcttttcagtgaatcagaaacatacagtgcAACAATGTGCCccgattcacaaatgaatcaataCTTTTAGTAAATCAAACACATGCTTTCAACTTATTGTGAGATTTAAATCAGTATAGCTTTTTAAGACAAATATATGATGTGGGAGAGTTGCGGAAAAATGCTCGCTTTTAGAAATGGTTAAAAAGTGGAGGTTACCCATCTTTGGAGAGCTTCTGTCTGAAGACATCATTGGCAGCCAGTTTGATGGCTTTCTCTGGTGTGACCAGTGTAAGATTCACAGCTGCACCTGAGAGAAACACAGTGAAGTGAAATTCTCAGAATATAAACAAAAGCTACATATACCAGAACCTGTCGACGATTAAAACTATTAATACTTGAAATAACACTGTCCTCACCAGGAATGTGCAATAAGGTGGGAAATTAAATTTTGACTTAAAACCCAAGTTGgcactgtaaacaaaaaaagaaacttcaTACCTCGATACATGCCAAAGTAGCCCTCCATTTTGATCGTCTTTGTCAAACAGTCCAACTTCATAACAAGACAGAAGTGttctgtgtgattaattaaaTAGGTCTACTCCAATCTGGTTATGAAAAATGCTAACTGAAATgtaatgattcattcattcaaatgcatTGTAAAATCTAGATAACTAGAATTAAAACAACCAGAATAAACAATGTAAAATCTCTTAAACAACAGACACCAAAAATGCTCTCCATGTTTGTGTATAATGAACAGCCAAATTagacattcacaaaaaaattctTAGAAGAGTGAGTAATGTGTGGAAGACAGAACTTAAAACATAGCAGCCTGTCTCTTGCCCACAAACCACTTGGGTATTCGCTTGTTACATAAGTGTACTAAGATGAAAAGAGCCCCTTACGAACCATCACTACAAAGAGCACTTCTCTTTATCTCAAAGGTATCACACAT
This window harbors:
- the LOC109064545 gene encoding mitochondrial glutamate carrier 1-like isoform X2 — protein: MAEKKVRLDCLTKTIKMEGYFGMYRGAAVNLTLVTPEKAIKLAANDVFRQKLSKDGKLPLWGEILAGCGAGTCQVVVTTPMEMLKIQLQDAGRLAAQRTVAASASASAAGPTPSLVASPAAQPGTNAPPRSSATRITLELLKTRGLRGLYKGAGATLMRDVPFSMIYFPLFANLNAVGRTEERHSNPQERAPFLQSFVAGCTAGSVAAVAVTPLDVIKTRLQTLQKGEGEDSYKGIIDCAQRILKREGPAAFLKGATCRALVIAPLFGIAQGVYFLGIGEHMLGLLG